The Chryseobacterium sp. 52 genome includes a region encoding these proteins:
- a CDS encoding GNAT family N-acetyltransferase: MIQIRRASIDDAQHIALLGRITFTETFSEYFRDPQDLFEYHERTFDVSKIRVSLQKENSHYWIAFWNKLPIGYAKLKIHSNTESIETENTSQLQKIYVLKEFLDKKIGKQLMDVLMKSFTESNKSHLWLSVLKSNTRAVQFYDRNGFKQAGEHEFRIGKEVFDFYILCFEK; encoded by the coding sequence ATGATACAGATAAGGAGAGCCTCCATTGATGATGCCCAACATATTGCATTGTTAGGAAGAATTACTTTTACCGAAACATTTTCAGAGTACTTCAGAGATCCGCAGGATTTATTTGAGTATCACGAACGTACATTTGATGTTTCCAAAATAAGAGTCAGTCTGCAAAAAGAAAACAGCCATTATTGGATCGCTTTCTGGAACAAACTTCCGATAGGATATGCCAAACTGAAAATCCACTCCAATACCGAAAGCATTGAAACAGAAAATACCTCCCAACTGCAAAAAATCTATGTTCTGAAAGAATTTTTAGACAAGAAAATCGGGAAACAGCTGATGGATGTACTGATGAAATCGTTTACGGAATCTAATAAAAGTCACTTATGGCTATCCGTTTTAAAATCCAATACAAGAGCCGTTCAGTTTTATGATAGAAACGGGTTTAAACAGGCTGGAGAACATGAGTTCCGGATAGGAAAAGAAGTCTTCGATTTCTATATTTTATGTTTCGAAAAATGA
- a CDS encoding patatin-like phospholipase family protein has protein sequence MNFKRTGLVLSGGGTKGIAHAGVIKFLNEKNIDIDVLSCCSAGSIVGCLYAVGKTPDEILEFFNSVYFFNWKHFTFNQPGLVSSVIFRNYLKPIFHDMKLGDLNKEVKIVATELVSGTQKIFDENFEVVDAIIASCSIPGVTTPYIIGEEMFCDGGVLNNFPADIIREECDKLIGVFVSPPHNIDIKDLKSIKAIVSRSYDLLSYRIEKGKFEYCDWFISSQKLSSYGTFERGKDRLEEIFNVGYKAAEESYEESRFHLTLRQSGS, from the coding sequence ATGAATTTTAAGAGAACAGGGCTGGTTTTGTCAGGAGGCGGTACCAAAGGGATTGCCCATGCAGGAGTGATAAAATTCTTGAACGAAAAAAACATTGATATCGATGTGCTGTCATGCTGCAGTGCAGGGTCTATTGTTGGGTGTTTGTATGCGGTAGGCAAAACACCGGATGAAATCCTGGAGTTCTTCAATTCTGTTTATTTTTTCAACTGGAAACATTTTACATTCAATCAGCCGGGACTGGTTTCTTCTGTTATTTTCAGGAATTATCTTAAACCTATTTTTCATGATATGAAATTAGGAGATCTGAATAAGGAAGTGAAAATTGTAGCTACAGAGCTGGTTTCCGGAACTCAAAAGATTTTTGACGAGAATTTTGAAGTGGTAGATGCTATTATTGCATCATGTTCTATTCCGGGCGTGACCACACCTTATATCATTGGTGAAGAAATGTTTTGTGATGGAGGGGTACTGAATAATTTCCCCGCAGATATTATTAGGGAAGAATGTGACAAACTTATCGGTGTTTTTGTTTCTCCTCCCCATAATATTGATATCAAAGATTTAAAATCAATAAAAGCCATTGTTTCCCGTTCGTATGATCTTCTTTCCTACAGAATAGAGAAGGGGAAATTCGAATACTGTGACTGGTTTATTTCTTCTCAAAAGCTATCTTCATATGGAACATTTGAGCGGGGAAAAGACCGTTTGGAAGAGATTTTCAATGTCGGTTATAAAGCGGCAGAAGAAAGTTATGAAGAAAGTCGTTTTCATCTTACACTGAGACAGTCCGGTTCGTAA
- a CDS encoding prolyl oligopeptidase family serine peptidase, whose translation MKKQYIILALSLAGILSAQEKNEFVSPNENLIAENILPIPKNLNQAIKKYSESRNAGIASVHPNGKEIIAVTRFASTNQLHKISVPMGARKQITFFDEPVNTASYEPVKGEYLIYTKDTGGNEFGQLYKLDLKTQESKLLTDGGRSQNGGIIWKKDGSGFYFSSTKRNGGDRDMYYMNPSKPEEAQLILEVKGGGWGISDLSDDGKKLLISEYVSANDSYLYIYDLETKKLEPITDRKEKGVVQSGASFTKNPDEIFYVTDRNNEFSRLAVLNLKTKKTEYLTSSIPWNVEDYDLSKDQSKLAFVTNESGINRLYILDTATRKYVPVSKIPIGLIGGVKFSNDGKSLYFSRSAADSGSDIYKMDMASQNIERWTESEQGEMQPADMSVPKLIEWKGFDNMRISGFYYPVPSKFTGKRPVIINIHGGPEGQSMASSIGSSNYFTNEMGVAMIYPNVRGSSGFGKTFIAADNWDLRMNSVKDIGSLLDWIAKQPELDKDRIMIMGGSYGGFMTLATAYEYADKIRCSVDIVGISDFNTFLKNTEEYRRDLRRVEYGDERIPKMAEFFTKIAPLNNIDKIKKPMFIIQGTNDPRVPVTEAVQMRDKLKAQGKTVWYLEAKNEGHGFRKKENVDFQRLAVIRFMQEYLLK comes from the coding sequence ATGAAGAAACAATATATTATTCTTGCTCTTTCACTGGCCGGAATACTTTCTGCTCAAGAAAAAAATGAGTTTGTAAGTCCCAATGAGAATCTTATTGCAGAGAATATTTTACCTATTCCAAAGAACCTGAACCAGGCTATTAAAAAATATTCTGAAAGCAGAAATGCAGGGATTGCAAGCGTTCATCCCAATGGTAAAGAAATCATTGCTGTAACACGTTTTGCGTCTACCAATCAGCTTCATAAGATTTCTGTTCCAATGGGAGCAAGAAAACAGATCACATTCTTTGATGAACCTGTCAATACGGCATCCTACGAACCTGTAAAAGGGGAGTATCTGATTTATACAAAAGATACGGGAGGGAATGAATTCGGGCAGCTTTATAAGCTTGACCTGAAAACCCAGGAATCCAAACTTCTTACCGATGGCGGAAGATCTCAAAACGGTGGTATAATCTGGAAAAAAGACGGATCGGGATTTTATTTTTCATCTACCAAAAGAAATGGTGGCGACAGGGATATGTATTATATGAATCCTTCAAAACCGGAAGAAGCACAGCTGATCCTGGAAGTAAAAGGCGGCGGCTGGGGAATTTCCGATCTTTCTGATGACGGCAAAAAGCTTCTGATCTCAGAATATGTTTCTGCCAACGATTCTTATTTATATATCTATGATCTGGAAACTAAGAAATTAGAACCCATCACGGACAGAAAAGAAAAAGGAGTGGTACAGAGTGGTGCTTCTTTTACTAAAAATCCGGATGAAATTTTCTACGTTACAGACCGTAATAACGAATTCAGCAGACTTGCTGTTTTAAATTTAAAAACAAAAAAGACAGAATATCTCACATCCTCTATTCCCTGGAATGTGGAAGACTATGACCTTTCTAAAGATCAGTCTAAACTGGCTTTTGTCACCAATGAAAGTGGAATAAACAGGTTATATATTCTGGATACTGCGACCAGAAAGTATGTACCTGTTAGCAAGATTCCAATTGGTTTGATCGGAGGTGTGAAATTTTCCAATGACGGAAAATCTCTGTATTTCTCAAGATCTGCAGCAGATTCAGGCTCGGATATTTATAAAATGGATATGGCCAGTCAGAATATAGAACGCTGGACGGAAAGCGAACAGGGAGAAATGCAGCCTGCAGACATGTCTGTTCCGAAACTGATAGAGTGGAAAGGCTTTGACAATATGAGAATCTCAGGATTCTATTATCCTGTACCATCGAAATTTACAGGAAAAAGGCCGGTGATTATTAACATTCACGGGGGTCCGGAAGGGCAGTCTATGGCATCTTCTATAGGCTCTTCCAACTATTTTACCAATGAAATGGGCGTTGCCATGATTTATCCTAATGTAAGGGGATCTTCAGGCTTCGGGAAAACATTTATTGCCGCAGATAACTGGGATCTGAGAATGAATTCCGTAAAAGATATCGGAAGCCTTCTGGACTGGATTGCGAAACAGCCTGAACTTGACAAAGACAGAATAATGATTATGGGAGGCAGCTACGGTGGTTTCATGACATTAGCTACGGCTTATGAATATGCAGATAAGATCAGATGTTCTGTAGATATTGTCGGGATTTCTGATTTTAATACGTTTCTTAAAAATACGGAAGAATACAGAAGAGATCTGAGAAGAGTGGAATATGGCGATGAAAGAATCCCTAAAATGGCAGAATTCTTCACTAAAATTGCTCCTCTGAATAATATTGACAAGATCAAAAAACCGATGTTTATCATTCAGGGAACGAACGATCCGAGAGTTCCGGTGACGGAAGCTGTTCAGATGAGAGACAAGCTGAAAGCTCAGGGAAAAACAGTATGGTATCTGGAAGCCAAAAATGAAGGCCACGGATTCAGAAAAAAGGAAAATGTAGATTTCCAGCGTCTGGCAGTGATCAGATTTATGCAGGAATATTTATTAAAGTAA
- a CDS encoding PH domain-containing protein, translating to MFKKLAAEALGLGDIGKIIPSQDYDKVDSDDYILSEDNEKIFFLIKSKRDEYCFTNRALIHIDGASALDKKRILRRYEYYQFPFSNIALQTAGTIDLDVEISFHIGNVPLMISVSKGQIDQLKDLYKALLAIQQEVHHNQSVLGFSVDSLQKAITIVAAGKQENVSKSQELQHVNEYVFNWSRSSYEKYNQKDFSAIFEKYINN from the coding sequence ATGTTTAAAAAACTTGCTGCAGAAGCATTAGGACTTGGAGATATTGGAAAGATTATTCCTTCTCAGGACTACGATAAAGTAGATTCAGATGATTATATTTTGTCGGAAGATAATGAGAAAATTTTCTTCTTAATCAAATCTAAAAGAGATGAATACTGCTTTACAAACAGAGCATTAATTCATATCGACGGAGCAAGTGCTCTGGATAAAAAAAGGATTTTAAGAAGATACGAATATTATCAGTTTCCTTTTTCAAATATAGCATTGCAGACTGCAGGAACAATTGACCTTGATGTAGAGATATCGTTTCATATTGGAAATGTTCCGTTGATGATCAGTGTGAGTAAAGGCCAGATTGATCAGTTAAAAGATCTTTACAAAGCTCTTTTAGCGATTCAGCAGGAAGTTCACCACAATCAGTCGGTTTTAGGATTCTCTGTAGACAGCCTTCAGAAAGCGATTACTATAGTCGCTGCAGGAAAACAGGAGAATGTATCCAAAAGCCAGGAATTGCAACATGTGAATGAATATGTTTTCAACTGGTCCAGGAGCAGTTATGAGAAATACAATCAAAAAGATTTCTCGGCCATCTTTGAAAAGTATATCAATAATTAA
- the lpdA gene encoding dihydrolipoyl dehydrogenase, producing MNYDIIVIGSGPGGYVTAIRAAQLGFKTAIIEKENLGGICLNWGCIPTKALLKSAQVFHYINHAEDYGLNKVEASFEFPNVIQRSRGVASKMSKGIEFLMKKNKIDVILGTATVQKGKKVSVTDKDGKVTEYAGENIIIATGARSRELPNLPQDGKKVIGYRQALSLPEQPKSMIVVGSGAIGVEFADFYNTMGTKVTVVEFMPNIVPVEDEEISKHLEKSLKKTGIEIMTNASVESVDTSGEGVKATVKTANGTIILEADILLSAVGIAANIENIGLEEVGIQTDKGRVLVNEWYETSVPGYYAIGDIIPTQALAHVASAEGITCVEKIKGMHVEKIDYGNIPGCTYCHPEVASVGLTEKQAKEKGYEIKVGKFPLSASGKATANGNTDGFIKVIFDAKYGEWLGCHMIGEGVTDMVAEAVVARKLETTGHEIIKSIHPHPTVSEAIMEAAAAAYGEVIHI from the coding sequence ATGAACTACGATATCATTGTCATCGGAAGCGGTCCTGGCGGTTATGTTACAGCGATCAGAGCAGCACAATTGGGTTTCAAAACTGCAATTATCGAGAAAGAAAACTTAGGAGGTATCTGCCTGAACTGGGGATGTATTCCTACGAAAGCTTTATTGAAGTCTGCTCAGGTTTTTCATTATATCAACCATGCTGAAGACTATGGTCTGAATAAAGTGGAGGCCAGCTTTGAATTTCCAAATGTAATCCAGAGAAGCCGTGGAGTAGCAAGTAAAATGAGCAAAGGAATTGAATTCCTTATGAAGAAAAACAAGATTGATGTTATTCTTGGTACAGCTACAGTTCAGAAAGGTAAAAAAGTTTCTGTTACAGATAAAGACGGTAAAGTGACTGAGTATGCAGGAGAAAACATCATTATCGCAACAGGAGCCCGTTCAAGAGAACTTCCAAACCTTCCTCAGGATGGTAAAAAAGTAATTGGATACAGACAGGCATTATCTCTTCCTGAGCAGCCTAAATCTATGATTGTTGTAGGTTCTGGAGCTATCGGAGTAGAATTTGCTGACTTCTATAACACAATGGGAACGAAAGTAACTGTTGTTGAATTCATGCCAAACATCGTTCCTGTAGAGGATGAGGAAATTTCTAAGCACTTAGAAAAATCTCTTAAAAAGACAGGGATCGAGATCATGACCAATGCCTCTGTAGAAAGCGTTGATACAAGCGGAGAAGGCGTAAAAGCTACCGTAAAAACAGCAAACGGAACAATTATCCTTGAAGCTGATATTTTACTTTCTGCTGTAGGTATCGCTGCCAATATTGAAAATATCGGATTGGAGGAAGTAGGAATCCAGACAGATAAAGGAAGAGTTTTAGTAAACGAATGGTACGAAACTTCAGTTCCTGGTTACTATGCAATCGGAGATATTATTCCTACTCAGGCTTTAGCACACGTTGCTTCTGCTGAAGGGATTACTTGTGTAGAAAAAATCAAAGGAATGCACGTTGAGAAAATCGACTATGGCAATATTCCGGGATGTACTTACTGTCACCCTGAAGTAGCTTCAGTAGGTCTTACAGAAAAGCAGGCTAAAGAAAAAGGTTACGAGATCAAAGTAGGTAAATTCCCTCTTTCTGCAAGTGGTAAAGCTACTGCAAACGGAAATACAGACGGTTTCATCAAAGTAATTTTTGATGCTAAATATGGTGAGTGGTTAGGATGTCACATGATTGGTGAAGGCGTAACGGATATGGTTGCAGAAGCAGTAGTAGCTAGAAAACTGGAAACTACAGGTCATGAGATCATTAAATCTATACACCCGCATCCAACAGTTTCTGAAGCGATTATGGAGGCTGCAGCTGCAGCTTACGGAGAAGTAATCCACATCTAA